The Coffea arabica cultivar ET-39 chromosome 8e, Coffea Arabica ET-39 HiFi, whole genome shotgun sequence genome window below encodes:
- the LOC113706178 gene encoding expansin-like B1 yields MTFALNHCCIFLCILVLLPVTCYSGDVFLSARATFYGSAGALGTPSGACGFGEYGKTVNNGEVCGVSKLYQNGTGCGACYQVRCKHPQYCNEEGTTVVVTDFAIGHDTDFVLSFEAFVKLARTNMGRLLIALGLIDAEYKRVPCQYPGTNVKVKVHEKSRYPDYLAIVILYQGGESDVTAVEIYEESSKKWKAMRRAFGAVWDISNPPKGALTFRFQASGSAGVKWVEPKKVIPSEWRAGIIIDTAVQLN; encoded by the exons ATGACTTTTGCACTCAATCACTGCTGCATTTTCCTCTGCATATTGGTACTACTGCCAGTTACCTGTTACAGCGGTGATGTATTCTTATCCGCTCGGGCAACTTTTTATGGTAGTGCTGGTGCCTTGGGGACTCCAT CCGGAGCTTGTGGTTTTGGAGAATATGGTAAAACAGTCAACAATGGTGAGGTTTGTGGTGTCTCCAAGCTATACCAGAATGGAACTGGCTGTGGCGCATGCTATCAG GTGAGGTGCAAACATCCGCAATATTGCAATGAGGAGGGAACGACGGTGGTGGTGACAGACTTTGCAATAGGACACGACACAGATTTTGTCCTAAGCTTTGAGGCCTTCGTAAAATTGGCACGTACAAACATGGGTAGACTGTTGATAGCACTTGGGCTGATTGATGCAGAATACAAAAGGGTTCCTTGCCAATATCCAGGGACCAATGTCAAGGTGAAGGTTCATGAGAAAAGCAGATACCCTGACTACCTTGCCATTGTCATCCTGTATCAAGGCGGCGAAAGTGACGTCACAGCAGTTGAAATCTATGAG GAATCCAGCAAGAAATGGAAGGCCATGAGGAGGGCCTTTGGAGCAGTATGGGACATATCTAACCCACCCAAAGGTGCACTTACCTTCAGGTTCCAAGCAAGTGGCAGCGCTGGAGTAAAATGGGTGGAGCCGAAAAAGGTTATTCCCAGTGAATGGAGGGCAGGGATTATCATTGACACGGCTGTGCAGCTCAACTGA
- the LOC113707165 gene encoding uncharacterized protein → MVCLLNGGLSDGNPNKRSLESGYHPSNSGNASNYKSRKVSAVRDFPPMCGPNTQPHLEAKDNSALQVSDIAVGEPNGVKIETEVQNQPHERMKSPARVDANGIGTSTNGVHSETKVETQAHELIKTKNEMETDQSGKLSNLEDLENGVLVSSDNAPAALEANCVKDESQVETQSHELGGGLYGVEGNGSLDKLVEKVVAGFTDSLDDGVKKMALDVKPAGMELMKEVERKTILVGPSKGEVNGREAEAAVMELDKKEITTLVRCIGEDVVKPTVEIDHMVHREVSIKDGSVPSPKNKFRTRRVSAIRDFPPFCGRNAPVPSMQESLKITSGESSLGMDKVNMEKRMMEVSKDGADSKALKDGADSRTSVEILPAKVQKDTLEKVETGVEVAALEEPITFGCKPAKGNVQVDDIRGSQARGVVSLPKDVSDATILKEAVEGQGSISKAPDLFEGENTLDRMALDDSTGSGHEDEPATVTGLHAAPNCPLRLGKVPLSSSVEKTRGKVNEGNLTWRSKAKAFAKKTIVNTESSERSSLKKVAVSVRKGADGNFGAIVRDEGIYRSEDDKSPKGSTTGSRVDVNLPPFGPSSSNGDARNRVRETLRLFQALCRKILQGEESRPEEDTTLKRPEKTRRIDLLAAKIIKEKGKEVNTGKQYLGAVPGVEVGDEFQYRVELAIVGIHRLYQAGIDSMKHNGVLVATSIVASGAYDDDMENADVLIYSGQGGNIVGKDKQPEDQKLEKGNLGLWNCISTKNPVRVIRGSKETKASDSLDSRAKVVTSYIYDGLYTVEKCREETGTYGKLVFMFELKRIPGQPELAWKEVKKSKKSRVRQGVCIDDIAGGQETFPVCAVNTIDSEKPQQFNYIRKMKYPDWFRLVSPKGCDCTGKCSDSRKCYCAQRNGGGIPYNRNGAIVEAKPLVFECGPHCKCPPTCYNRVSQHGIKIQLEIFKTKSRGWGVRSLYSIPSGSFICEYAGELLEDKEAELRAGSDEYLFDIGKNYSEGSINSDGLGNSSEAVEEGGYTIDAAKYGNIGRFINHSCSPNLYAQDVLYDHADKRVPHVMLFAADNIPPLQELTYHYNYGVGQVHDSKGNIKEKSCYCGSTECIGRMY, encoded by the coding sequence ATGGTGTGCTTGTTGAATGGTGGATTGTCTGACGGGAACCCAAACAAGCGGTCATTGGAGAGTGGGTATCACCCTTCGAACTCTGGAAATGCATCTAACTACAAGTCCAGGAAGGTTTCAGCTGTTCGGGATTTTCCTCCTATGTGTGGTCCAAATACTCAGCCTCATTTAGAAGCCAAAGACAATAGTGCGTTGCAAGTTAGTGATATTGCTGTTGGAGAGCCTAATGGTGTTAAAATTGAAACTGAGGTCCAGAATCAACCTCATGAAAGGATGAAAAGTCCAGCTAGGGTGGATGCGAATGGAATTGGGACATCAACTAATGGCGTTCATAGTGAAACTAAGGTTGAGACTCAGGCTCATGAATTAATCAAGACTAAAAATGAGATGGAAACTGATCAATCTGGAAAGCTGTCCAATTTGGAAGATCTAGAAAATGGGGTTTTGGTGAGCAGTGATAATGCTCCTGCAGCTTTAGAGGCCAATTGTGTTAAAGATGAAAGTCAGGTGGAGACTCAGTCTCATGAACTGGGAGGGGGTTTATATGGGGTGGAAGGGAATGGATCTCTGGATAAgttggtggaaaaagtggtggCTGGCTTTACTGATAGTTTGGATGATGGGGTCAAGAAAATGGCGTTGGATGTAAAGCCTGCAGGAATGGAGTTGATGAAGGAGGTTGAAAGGAAAACCATTTTGGTGGGACCCTCAAAGGGAGAGGTAAATGGAAGGGAGGCTGAGGCAGCAGTGATGGAATTGGACAAGAAAGAAATTACGACTTTGGTGAGGTGCATAGGTGAAGATGTAGTAAAACCTACTGTTGAAATTGATCACATGGTTCACAGGGAGGTTTCTATTAAAGATGGCTCTGTCCCGAGTCCAAAGAACAAATTCCGCACAAGAAGAGTTTCAGCTATTCGTGACTTTCCTCCATTCTGTGGAAGAAATGCTCCTGTACCGTCTATGCAGGAGAGCCTAAAAATTACTTCTGGGGAGAGTTCGCTGGGGATGGACAAGGTTAATATGGAAAAGAGGATGATGGAAGTGTCGAAGGATGGTGCGGATAGCAAGGCATTGAAGGATGGTGCAGATAGCAGGACATCTGTGGAGATATTGCCTGCTAAGGTACAAAAGGACACATTGGAAAAAGTGGAGACTGGTGTTGAAGTCGCTGCTCTAGAAGAACCAATCACTTTTGGTTGCAAACCAGCAAAAGGAAATGTTCAGGTTGATGATATCCGGGGAAGTCAAGCAAGAGGAGTGGTGTCTCTGCCCAAGGATGTTTCTGATGCTACAATCCTTAAGGAAGCCGTGGAAGGTCAAGGCTCTATAAGTAAGGCGCCTGATCTGTTTGAAGGTGAGAACACCCTTGATAGAATGGCTCTGGATGATAGCACTGGTTCAGGACATGAAGATGAACCTGCAACAGTGACTGGTCTGCATGCTGCACCAAATTGTCCTTTGAGGCTGGGTAAAGTGCCCCTAAGTTCTAGTGTTGAAAAAACCCGAGGCAAGGTTAATGAAGGCAATTTAACATGGCGAAGCAAGGCCAAAGCTTTTGCTAAGAAAACCATTGTCAATACTGAGTCTTCAGAAAGATCATCTCTGAAGAAGGTTGCTGTTTCTGTTCGCAAGGGTGCAGATGGTAATTTTGGTGCAATTGTTAGGGATGAGGGAATTTATAGATCAGAAGATGATAAGTCACCTAAAGGTTCTACTACTGGTTCCAGGGTTGATGTGAATTTGCCTCCTTTTGGTCCAAGTTCAAGCAATGGTGATGCTCGTAATAGAGTTAGAGAGACCCTGCGCCTGTTTCAAGCATTGTGTAGAAAAATCTTGCAGGGAGAAGAGTCGAGGCCGGAAGAAGATACAACATTGAAGCGGCCAGAGAAAACCAGGAGGATTGATCTTCTAGCAGCAAAGATTataaaagagaaaggaaaagaagttAATACTGGCAAACAATATTTGGGGGCAGTTCCAGGAGTTGAAGTGGGTGACGAGTTCCAGTACAGAGTGGAGCTTGCCATTGTTGGGATTCATCGTTTATACCAGGCTGGCATAGATTCCATGAAGCACAATGGAGTGCTTGTTGCAACTAGTATTGTTGCATCAGGGGCATATGATGATGATATGGAGAATGCTGATGTCCTAATATATTCTGGGCAAGGAGGAAATATAGTTGGCAAAGATAAGCAACCGGAGGACCAGAAGCTTGAAAAAGGTAACTTGGGATTGTGGAATTGTATCTCCACTAAAAATCCTGTGCGTGTAATTCGTGGATCCAAAGAGACTAAGGCTTCTGATTCGCTGGACTCAAGGGCTAAGGTAGTCACGTCATACATTTATGATGGCTTGTATACTGTGGAGAAGTGTAGGGAAGAAACTGGGACATATGGTAAACTAGTGTTTATGTTTGAATTGAAGAGAATCCCAGGCCAGCCGGAGCTTGCATGGAAAGAGGTAAAGAAGTCCAAAAAATCTAGAGTGCGGCAGGGGGTTTGCATTGATGACATTGCAGGGGGACAAGAGACATTTCCCGTATGTGCTGTGAACACAATTGACAGTGAGAAACCCCAACAGTTTAATTACATTAGAAAGATGAAATATCCTGATTGGTTCCGCCTAGTTTCTCCTAAAGGCTGTGATTGTACTGGTAAATGCTCTGATTCTCGAAAATGCTATTGTGCACAAAGAAATGGAGGAGGGATCCCATATAATCGTAATGGGGCTATAGTGGAAGCAAAACCTCTTGTCTTTGAATGTGGACCTCATTGCAAATGCCCTCCTACATGCTATAACAGAGTCAGCCAGCATGGTATCAAAATTCAGCTTGAGATCTTCAAGACTAAGTCAAGGGGCTGGGGAGTAAGGTCCTTGTATTCTATTCCTTCAGGAAGTTTTATTTGTGAATATGCTGGGGAGCTTCTTGAGGACAAGGAAGCTGAACTAAGAGCAGGAAGTGACGAATATTTGTTTGACATTGGAAAGAATTACAGCGAGGGTTCAATCAATTCCGATGGATTAGGAAATTCAAGCGAAGCTGTAGAAGAAGGTGGCTATACCATTGATGCAGCAAAGTATGGCAATATCGGGAGGTTCATAAATCATAGTTGTTCACCCAACCTTTATGCTCAGGATGTGCTCTATGATCATGCTGACAAAAGAGTGCCCCACGTAATGCTTTTTGCGGCGGACAACATTCCTCCATTGCAGGAGCTAACTTACCATTACAATTATGGTGTGGGTCAGGTTCATGATTCCAAAGGAAATATCAAGGAAAAGAGTTGCTATTGTGGTTCTACAGAATGTATTGGTAGGATGTATTAG